tcgccctcgtcatgATTCTGCTGTCGTTCCTGGAGCATCTCCGCTCGCCACGGCCCTCCATGCTGCTTGGCGTCTACCTACTCGTCACCATCTTGTTTGACGTCGCCCAAGCGAGGACTTTGTGGctctcgtccgccgcctccaccaaCGAGCTGCAGCAAGCTCGCATCTCGGTtgccgctgtcgtcgtcaAAGCAGCCATTCTCGTGCTCGAGTCTCGCAAGAAACCCCGCCCAAATCTCCAAGCGCAACAGAGTCCGGAGGTGACGACTGGCATCATCAGCCTTTCGACCTACTTCTGGGTCAACAATCTCTTGCTCGCGGGCTTTCGCAAGCTGCTCACCATCGGCGACTTGTATGCCCTCGACCAATCAATGTCCGCCGAGGTCTTGTACACCAAGCTCTCGCCCCATCTGGAGAGAAACATCGCCCAAGGCCGCAAGCATGCCCTGCTCAGGAGTCTCGCCGGCACGCTCGCGGCTCCTCTGATTTTCCCCATCGTGCCGCGACTCTGTCAAATGGGCTTCAAATTCTGCCAGCCCCTCATGATCGAGAGCCTGCTCAACTATCTCCAGGAGCCCGAGGGAGCTTCTTCGCCCAACAAGGGCTACGGATTCATAGGTGCCGCCATGCTCATTTACCTTGGCATGACCACCTCCCTGTCGCTGTACTGGTACTTCCAGGAGCGTTTCGTACACATGGTGAGAGCGACCCTGGCCTCTGCCGTGTATCGCAAGACGACCACCATTAGTTTGTCCGCCGCAGACGATTCCGCCGCCTTGACCCTCATGAACGCCGACGTGGAGCGTGTCAAGATGGGTTTCCTGCCCTTACACGAGTATTGGGCGAACACGGTCGAGGTCGCCTTGGCGTGCTGGCTGCTCCAGCGTCAGATCGGTGCTGCTTTCGTGGCACCCGTCATTGTCGTCATTATCTGCACCGCCGCCTCTACAGTCACGGCCCGACTCACCGGCAAACGCCAGACACTCTGGATGGATTCGATCCAAAAGCGAGTCGGGGTTACCGCCAAAGCCATCTCGAGCATGAAGGCTTTGAAGATCTCGGCCATGTCCGGCCCGATAGAAACCCTGATTCAGGGCCTACGGCTGAAGGAGCTCAGCGTGGGTGGTAAGTGGCGTTTGATGCTCCTCGCTGCCGTCACCATTGCCTACACGCCGTCCCAACTCGGCCCCGTCATGGCATTCGCCGTAACCTCCCAGACCCTCGATGTCACACGCATCTTCACTTCGATGGCATATCTGATGCTCCTGGCCAGTCCCCTGGGAAGCCTCTTTCAGTCGATTCCGCAAATGGTCTCTGCCTTCGCCTGCCTAGGCCGTATCCAGGCCTATCTCGACAAGGAAACCCGGGTCGACTTCCGCAAAACGCCCGACCCTCCGCTTCTCTTGGAGAAGCACGCTGATACCCCAGACCCGGAGCCGCAGACAGCGGCTATCGAGGCGAAACAAGCCTCGTTCGGCTGGGTTGAGGGGAAGAACGTCTTGGAGGATATTGACATCACCATTCCTGCTCACGCACTCACCATCATCGTGGGCCCCGTGGCGTCCGGCAAGTCGACTCTGTTGAAGGGCCTCCTCGGGGAAACGCCAGTCGGCTCCGGTGACGTGCTCATGAGCGTCAAGCATAGCAGGATCGGATACTGCGACCAGTCTCCTTTCCTCTACAACAACACGATCAAAGCCAACATTGTTGGCCATTCCCAACTTGACCCCCAGCGCTATAGCCAAGTCATCGAAGCCACCATGCTGTCCACCGACTTTGCCACGTTCCCCAAGGGGGACGGCACCAATATCGGAAGCAACGGTCTGACGTTGAGCGGCGGCCAGCGGCAACGAGTTGCTCTTGCTCGTGCTCTCTACTTGGAGACGGACCTCCTCATTCTGGATGATATCCTCAGCGGCCTCGATGCGACAACCGAAGAACACGTCTTCCGCAAAGTATTCGGCAGCGATGGCATGGTCCGTCGCAGGGGCATCACGGCCGTGCTGTGCACGCATTCGGTCCGGCATTTGCCACTGGCCGACCACATCATCGCACTCGGTGTCGATTGCACCGTGGTGGAGCAAGGCTCTTTTGCAGATCTCCAGACGAATGGAAAATATGTGCAGAGCCTGGAGATCCAAGAGGCCGAGAAAAGCCCCGAACCACAGGctggtgctgatgctgacGGCACTCAGGCCGACGAAACGATTCCTTTGGCGCAGGCAGTGACGGAAGTCTCGGTTGTGGCCGAGGAATCGGACAAGGCACGTCAGCTGGGCGATTTTGCCGTCTACAAGCACTACTTTGGCAGCATCGCGACGTGGGTCATTgcggtcttcttcttctggtgCTGCGCATACGGCTTCACATCCAACTTCCCCACCGTGTGGTTGAAGTTCTGGTCTGAAGACGTTGTTGCATCGAACCCGAAACGCTCGGGGTCTTTCTACATGGGCATCTATGCGCTTCTCCAAATCATGTGCCTTGGGTCTCTGATGGCGGTTGTCATGATCTGCACGCAGACCATGATCTCCCAGTCAGGTTCGACGTTGCACAAGCGGGCGCTGCGGACGCTCATCGGCGCACCTTTGCGCTTCTTCGCCACCACGGACACGGGGACGGTGACCAACCTGTTTGCCCAAGACCTGGCTCTGATAGACAGCGAGTTGCCCATGGCCTTGATCAACTTCTCGGTGCTGTGTTTCGCTGTCATAGGCATGGCGGCCGTCATCGCCATTTCGTCACCGTGGCTGGCCATCAGCTACCCATTCCTCGTCGCAATTCTATACGTTGTGCAGACGTTCTACCTTCGGACGTCAAGGCAGTTGCGTATAATGGATCTCGAAGCAAAGGGCCCCCTCTAGTAAGCAGCCGtgacctctctctctctcacacacataCGTGGCTTTGGCCGACGACTAACTGGTCCCCGTCTAGCTCCCATTTTATTGATACTCTCAAGGGTCTAGCCACGCTTCGAGCACTGGGGTTCATCGAATCCGACATAGGCGTCAATAACGATCTCCTCGATACTAGCCAGCGGCCGGCTTACCAGCTCGCAATCATCCAGCGTTGGTTACAGCTGACGCTGAAGCTGCTTGTTGTCATActcgccaccgtcgtcgtggcgCTGGCAACCCAGCTCCGGACGAGCTCCGGCTTCACGGGAGCGTCCCTCGTCACACTCATGACATTTGGCGATACGCTGACCACGATTGTACAATCATACACGGTGCTCGAGACAAGCATCGGGGCCGTGGCACGTCTCAAAACGTTCAGCGATACGGTGACCCCAGAAACCGGACCCGAAGAGAACATCATCCCCAAAGAAAGCTGGCCCGAAAACGGCGCAATCGAGATCAAGGCAGTTTCGGCCTCGTACGGGGCCCCTCAAGGTACACCAAGCGCGGGGGCGgagacgaagccgccgagTGATCTCGCCATCCGAGACCTGCATCTTTCGATTCGCCCGGGTGAAAGAGTGGCCATATGCGGCCGGACAGGCAGCGGCAAATCGTCGCTcatcctgctgctcctccgcCTGCTCGAGATAGTCCCCGGTAGCGAAAACGGGATCGTGGTGGATTCTTTGCCCGTCGACAAGATCGACCGTGACGCGCTGCGGCGCCGTATCATAGCCGTACCACAAGACGCCATCTTTCTTCCAGATGGCTCGACCGTGCGGGAAAATCTCGACCCTTTCCAAGTGGCCGACGAATCCGAATGTCTCAGCGTTCTGGAGCAGGTCGGGCTGCTCGACGGGATCCAAGAACGAGGCGGAATCGACAGCAATCTCACTGCGGACTCGTTCAGCCAAGGGCAGAAGCAGCTGTTCTGCCTCGCTCGTGCTGTATTGCGACGGCGCGTAAAGAGCCGCAACGGCATggacggcggcatcctcctGCTTGACGAGGTTTCTTCCAGCGTCGACCGGGTCACCGATCTCGCGATGCAGGACATCATCCGGCGCGAGTTCGACGGGTACACGATCATCATGGTGTCTCACCGTCTGGACATGGTTCTGGAATGCGACACGGTCGTCGTCATGGACAAGGGGCACGTGGCCGAGAAGGGTGCGCCTCGCGTGCTCAAGGAGCAGGAAGGGGGCATGTTCAGAGAGCTATGGAACAGCAGCAAAACGGCAGAGGAATGAATAGTCAGTTAGGCGCGCTCTCTCGACCGGGCCAACAAGATCAGAAGGAAGATGAGATGCAATAACCGCATTCGATGGGGATGGGGGCGTGGGAAACACTGCTTCGGTGCTTGCGCCGATTGGATTTCGTTCGGATACTCACTCCGCTCGGGCAAACGCGTCTACACGGCACAGCATTGCTCATCTCgaccccttcccctccctccagcCTTGGCCACCTCTTTTTAGAGAGTTTCCTCTTTCGGGTTTAATAATCACTTACTGTTGCCTCACCAAGTACCGCCTTTGTCATTGGGAGACTTTTTACTTTATTTTTAACAATCTCTTTTTGCCCTTTGATACACCAGCACTTATGGAGGCGATGTGGTCGTGCCataccccccccctttttccctCGCCGTGAAAACTGATACTTCGCTCTACATGATGACGGGAAAGGCCAGATAACTCAAGATCAAGTAGGGTTCCCCTCGAAAGGCCCCCCTCGACAGGCTCTCCGCAGTATGACTCGGTCGTGTCCACAGCCCGCTAATGCGCTTTTCCTGATACCACCTTACGGAAACGGGACGAACTCCAGGCTGGTTGAATCCTTCGCCAAGCTTCATCGATACCCGTTACAGAAGACCCGACGGCGGGAGCTGCCGCTTGTTGTTACCCGATCCCAGCCCGCCAAGATTTCATAGCTGTGTAGGATCCTTTAGCGTATAAGGACTCCGATCGTCTTGGCTAGGAGAGTTCGACCTTCCTAAAGTCATCAGCCCAGGCGCCAGAAGACAACATTCTGTGCGCCAAACATGATAGAATGATGTTCAGATGTTCGGCCACCCTGCTTGGCGGCTCCTACGGGCTCGCCCCTGGATCCCTacgcccccctcctcccctggGGATTCTCATCCTCTGCCCACCGCCTAGGCAACTAGTTCGAGACATCCCGATGTCCCGATACCGTTCTCAAAGTCGGCCTGAAAGAGGAGCCCCCCCTATGATGAAGGATGCGTGATGCGTCGTTTGCATGCAATGCGGAGATGCCTCGAACCCCTgagcccctcccctccctccctccagaGATAGCTCGCCTCGTGGTGATTCCCACCGGCTCGTCAACAGGTTCAGCAAACCGGCTTCTTTGCTTACAAAAAGTCTGCCGTACCACACACACCCCGAATTTGACATGCACTCACGATCAAGATTGTTTATACAGTCACAATCGAAAACGGAACCGTACCGCAGCAGGCCAGCATCCGGAGGCATAGAGTGAAGCTTCCGAGACGCTGTGGTTGCGTTGATTCCGGCCTATCAAAAACCCAGAACTTGATCGTCCTACAGTTTACCAACCCATATCAACTATCATGGCACCGGGCGTCACGAACGCCGGCGATTACAGCCTTGATTTCGATCGTGTTAAGCCGCCTGAGAACGCCGAAGAGCGTGCCAAAATTCGGTGGAAGACCTCTCTTCACGGTTGCCAACCGGCTCGCTTTCCATCTCGCCCCCAGACGCTCACCACGGTTCAGCAACTCACAGTTGAGCATCGATTCTCTCTCCTTCAATCCACCGAGGAGGGTGTCGATCCCTCGGTTCTGCTACTGGCCGCATGGGCCGTAGTTGCAGGCTTGTACTCCAACTCCAGCGAGGTCGTCTTCGGGGCCGCTGTTCACGGACTCGGCCGATCTGACGACGGAGCGACCAACGGCTCCTCGACCGGCGTCATTCCGCTTCGAGTTAGGCTCGACGGCAACCCGACTGTGAAGATGCACCTCGAGCGGGTGCTGGCGACCGTCACTGCAGCGACCCGGCATAACCATCTGGGGTTGCAGTCCGTCCGTCATATCGATAAACAAACCAACAAGGCATGCGACTTTGACACAATCCTGGCCATTGGCCCGACCATGCCCGACACGGAATCCCCGTCCCATGGACTCGGGCCTCTGGATGCTACCATGGATCTCGATACGGCAGCAAGCCTGGCGATCTCCTGCATGCCCGGCCAGGACCACATCGGCCTGCTTGCAAGGTGTGACAACGGGGCTCGGTCGCAGCGGGAGGTCAAGAAGATGTTGGAGCAGCTCGCCTTCGTAGCGCAACAGCTATCCGACGCCGTGGACAGCGAACCACTGGCCGAACTGACCTTGATCCCACCTTCGGATCTCGCACGGCTGTGGGACTGGAACAAGGAGGTTCCccgggccgaggccggctgTGTTCACCACCTGATCCGAGAGAGGGCAGAACAGGCGCCGGAATCGACAGCTGTCTGCGCTTGGGACGGCGAGTTCAGCTACGGCGCTCTCGACCGGCTCTCTGACCAGCTCGCGATCGAGATCATCCGCCGGGGCGTAAATGCCGGGGACTTGGTGCCTCTATGCTTTGAAAAGTCGGCTTGGACTGTCGTCGCGATCTTGGCCGTGCTCAAAGCCGGCGGTGCGTTCGTGCTCCTGGACTCATCGCATCCCGTGGAGCGTCTTCGCACGATCGTAGCGCAGGCTTCATCCGGACTTGTACTCACCTCACGCGCTTGCGAGTCCCTTGGTCGATGTCTCGAGAAGGATGTCCTCGTCGTTTGTCCTGACGCTTCCGTCTGGCACTCCGACCCTCAGAAGCAGAAGCATGACCTGCCGCAGACCGCACCGGAATCAACCATGTACGTCGTCTTCACGTCTGGAAGTACGGGTACCCCTAAGGGGGTTGTGATTTCCCACGCCAGCTTCTACTCGGGTCTTCATCATCAGCTCGACCGGCTCGGCTTCAAGCCGGGGTGTCGACATTATGACTTTATGGCCTATTCCTTCGACATCGCCATCCACAACACAATCGCCACCTTGGCCGTTGGAGGTTGCTTGTGTATACCCTCGGAATCCGAGAGAAAGAACAACCTCAGGGGCAGCATGCTGGCCATGGGTGCCACGAGCACCAGTCTGACGCCATCGGTCGCGAGGCTGCTCGGGGACGACCTTCCGGCCACTCTTGAGTCTCTGGTCCTCATCGGAGAGGCTGTGACCCTGGCCGACACGAAGCGCATCTGGAACAAGACCAGGCTGATAAACTCCTATGGTCCGGCAGAATGCACCCCGTACAGCACGACGAACGACCAGGCCGCAGGCCCCGAAACAGCAGTCAGGATCGGAACGGGGGCCGGCGCACTGACTTGGGTTGTGCACGCCGATGATCACAACAAGCTCGTCCCTCTCGGCTTGGTCGGCGAACTGCTTCTCGAGGGACCGATTCTGAGCCAGGGgtacctcgacgaccccgAAAAGACGGCCAAGGCCTTCATCGAGGACCCGACCTGGCTCCTGCAAGGCTCGGCGCAGACCAAGCAACccgggcgacgaggccgtctgTACAAGACCGGAGACCTGGTGCGgtacaacgacgacggcagcttGACCTTTGTCGGGCGCAAGGATACCCAGAGCAAGATCCGCGGGCAAAGAatcgagctggccgaggtaGAGTACCGCCTGCGTGAGAGCGTGCCACGCTTGCAGCAGGTGGCCGTGGAAGTCGTTCAGCCTGGAGGACAGGCCGCTtttctcgccgccttcgtgGTGACTGGGCAAGAggacgatgccgatgccgatgccgatgatgatTATGAAGCCCCCACGCCAAGATGGTCTCTTGTTGACGATACTACTACTACCGTCATCACCGTCCCTACAGCTACTGACGAGTTGTTGAAGAAACATCTCCCCGCATACATGGTGCCTACCGTTTACTTTTCCCTGCCGTCTCTGCCTCTGAACCGCTCTGGCAAGGTTGACCGCCCAAGACTTCGTGAGATGGGCGCTGGAGTTTCGGCTCAAGAGCTATCAAAGGCTCACGAGAGCGTGAGTGCGGTGGCGGCCACAGACATGCCCCCGCCATCTGACCACGAGAGACGCTTGCGGCAACTTTGGGCAAACGTGCTTGGCATCAACA
The genomic region above belongs to Colletotrichum higginsianum IMI 349063 chromosome 2, whole genome shotgun sequence and contains:
- a CDS encoding ABC multidrug transporter, whose amino-acid sequence is MAFIVALVMILLSFLEHLRSPRPSMLLGVYLLVTILFDVAQARTLWLSSAASTNELQQARISVAAVVVKAAILVLESRKKPRPNLQAQQSPEVTTGIISLSTYFWVNNLLLAGFRKLLTIGDLYALDQSMSAEVLYTKLSPHLERNIAQGRKHALLRSLAGTLAAPLIFPIVPRLCQMGFKFCQPLMIESLLNYLQEPEGASSPNKGYGFIGAAMLIYLGMTTSLSLYWYFQERFVHMVRATLASAVYRKTTTISLSAADDSAALTLMNADVERVKMGFLPLHEYWANTVEVALACWLLQRQIGAAFVAPVIVVIICTAASTVTARLTGKRQTLWMDSIQKRVGVTAKAISSMKALKISAMSGPIETLIQGLRLKELSVGGKWRLMLLAAVTIAYTPSQLGPVMAFAVTSQTLDVTRIFTSMAYLMLLASPLGSLFQSIPQMVSAFACLGRIQAYLDKETRVDFRKTPDPPLLLEKHADTPDPEPQTAAIEAKQASFGWVEGKNVLEDIDITIPAHALTIIVGPVASGKSTLLKGLLGETPVGSGDVLMSVKHSRIGYCDQSPFLYNNTIKANIVGHSQLDPQRYSQVIEATMLSTDFATFPKGDGTNIGSNGLTLSGGQRQRVALARALYLETDLLILDDILSGLDATTEEHVFRKVFGSDGMVRRRGITAVLCTHSVRHLPLADHIIALGVDCTVVEQGSFADLQTNGKYVQSLEIQEAEKSPEPQAGADADGTQADETIPLAQAVTEVSVVAEESDKARQLGDFAVYKHYFGSIATWVIAVFFFWCCAYGFTSNFPTVWLKFWSEDVVASNPKRSGSFYMGIYALLQIMCLGSLMAVVMICTQTMISQSGSTLHKRALRTLIGAPLRFFATTDTGTVTNLFAQDLALIDSELPMALINFSVLCFAVIGMAAVIAISSPWLAISYPFLVAILYVVQTFYLRTSRQLRIMDLEAKGPLYSHFIDTLKGLATLRALGFIESDIGVNNDLLDTSQRPAYQLAIIQRWLQLTLKLLVVILATVVVALATQLRTSSGFTGASLVTLMTFGDTLTTIVQSYTVLETSIGAVARLKTFSDTVTPETGPEENIIPKESWPENGAIEIKAVSASYGAPQGTPSAGAETKPPSDLAIRDLHLSIRPGERVAICGRTGSGKSSLILLLLRLLEIVPGSENGIVVDSLPVDKIDRDALRRRIIAVPQDAIFLPDGSTVRENLDPFQVADESECLSVLEQVGLLDGIQERGGIDSNLTADSFSQGQKQLFCLARAVLRRRVKSRNGMDGGILLLDEVSSSVDRVTDLAMQDIIRREFDGYTIIMVSHRLDMVLECDTVVVMDKGHVAEKGAPRVLKEQEGGMFRELWNSSKTAEE